One window from the genome of Oryza glaberrima chromosome 3, OglaRS2, whole genome shotgun sequence encodes:
- the LOC127768711 gene encoding uncharacterized protein LOC127768711, which translates to MPAPPAASWRRHAAAAAASSSTRKTLLLLLPVLLLLLFFVLSRAPDLTLSPAAASSRRLYAGVRPFDCYASQQASPVFASLVEGVPHPFFYSLADMGALPDHPHKNIARILKGKRFRKPDISETIQQLLGGKVGIGSRGVVVDVGANVGMASFAAAVMGFRVVAFEPVLENLQRICDGVYLNRVQDQVVVYHAAASDRVGNITMHKVIGRLDNSAISATGAKLAFKANEEIAVEVATIPLDEVILDAERVVLIKIDVQGWEYHVLRGASKLLSRRKGDAPYLIYEEDERLLQASNSSAREIRAFLSSVGYNHCTRHGTDAHCTKN; encoded by the exons atgccggcgccgcccgccgcttccTGGCGCCGGcacgctgctgccgccgccgcctcctcctccacgcgcaaaaccctcctcctcctcctccccgtcctcctcctcctcctcttcttcgtcCTCTCCAGGGCTCCTGATCTcaccctctcccccgcggccgcctcctcccgccgcctctaCGCCGGGGTTCGCCCGTTCGATTGCTACGCGTCGCAGCAGGCCTCGCCGGTCTTCGCCAGCCTGGTGGAGGGCGTGCCCCACCCCTTCTTCTACTCCCTCGCCGACATGGGGGCTCTTCCCGACCACCCCCACAAGAACATCGCTCGCATCCTCAAGGGCAAGCGCTTCCGCAAGCCCGACATCTCCGAGACAATCCAGCAGCTGCTCGGGGGGAAGGTGGGGATCGGATCCCGTGGTGTGGTGGTCGACGTGGGTGCCAATGTTGGGATGGCGTCGTTCGCCGCGGCCGTGATGGGGTTCCGGGTGGTGGCCTTCGAGCCCGTCTTGGAGAATCTGCAGAGGATTTGCGATGGGGTGTATCTCAACAGGGTGCAGGACCAGGTTGTGGTGTACCATGCCGCGGCTTCTGATCGAGTTGGGAACATCACAATGCATAAG GTGATTGGACGACTCGACAACAGTGCTATATCTGCAACCGGTGCAAAATTGGCTTTTAAAGCAAATGAAGAAATTGCTGTTGAGGTTGCTACAATACCACTGGATGAAGTCATTCTAGATGCAGAGCGAGTGGTTTTGATCAAAATTGATGTTCAGGGGTGGGAATACCATGTTCTGAGAGGTGCATCAAAGTTGCTTTCAAGGAGGAAAGGTGATGCTCCCTACCTTATATATGAAGAAGATGAACGCCTACTGCAGGCAAGCAACAGTAGTGCACGAGAGATAAGGGCATTTCTTAGTAGTGTTGGTTACAATCACTGTACACGTCATGGCACAGATGCTCACTGCACGAAAAACTAG